The genomic segment TGAAAGCTCCTTGTTATTCCCCCGGCCTTTGATTACGGGATTCGCCTCGATAAATGCCACGTCATAGAACTTAACTTGTCCCTTCTCTACGGCCTGCTTATCAAACACCTCTCGCGGAATAATTCTAAAAGCAATGTCTACGCCACTATTTTTAAATTCATGCCGGTCAAATCCCATTTCCCAATCAAATCCCAACACATCTACCTTAGTAATCTTTTTATCCTTACATTCTTCCATTATTTCCTCTACGAACTTTTCTGAAACTGGGGCATTAATTGGCCCAACCGCAATCAACCGGTCTCGTTTTTTACCAACAAAGTTTTTAAAAGAATCTACCGGCTCGGCTTTGTATGCAGAAATTATTAATTTCACAAATTCTTTTTCTTTCCTTTCGGCTTGCTTTGATTTCTCCTCTGATCGTAAATCGTTATTTATCGCTAAGAAATTTTCTCTTTCATATCTGCCAACGTTTAATATTTCAAAGGCTCGAAAATCCTTACTCGCTTTTTTCATTTCTCGCTGAACGTCAATTAACCGTTTACGCGCCGTATGTATACTGAATTTTCCCAAATCAGAACCAATCCATTTTCTGCCGAGTTTTTCAGCGACAGCAAGTGTTGTTCCTGAGCCACAAAAAAAGTCAGCGACAAGATCGCCTTCATTGGTTGCCGTCGAGATAATACGAGCCAATAATTTTTCTGGCTTTTGAGTTGGATATTCTAACCTTTCGCCAGACGAACCAGCTAATGATGCGATATTCCAGACATTATTTACCATCGTTTTATCAAAGGTTTCATAAACAACGTTACCGTTCTCGTCACGAAGACTTTGTTTAACTCCTGCTATTTTAACTTCTTTTGCTCTTTTATGGGGCGCGATAGATTCGTACTGGATATTAAATATTTGCTTCCCGTCATTTTTAGCATAATAAAAAATATCATCCGTAGTGTTAGTGAACAAAGGCTTCCGTTTATCCGGAATCTTATTGGGATAATACCAAACAATATTGTTTTTAAAATTTTCTTTTCCAAAAATACCATCCAACAAGAGTCTCATATATGCAGAGACCTTCCAATCACAATGCACGTAAATACTTCCATCTTCTGCGAGTAAGTCGCACATGAGCTTTAATCGCTCATAGATCATAGAAATAAAACTGTCTGCCCCTTTACCCCAAGTATCACGAAAGGCAATCTCTTCTATTACTGACGGCTTTTTAGTAAAACTTTCTTCGTCC from the bacterium genome contains:
- a CDS encoding site-specific DNA-methyltransferase; protein product: MNLSDNEKRDVIKYLEAGKPLPEKYRFLLFDDDREVELLWNGKTNEVTNVVLPFQVIEQIDEPRSDSKFGNQNTLFDTSGRQITGWTNKLIWGDNKLILSSLKNGPLRKEIEAQGGLKLIYIDPPFDVGADFSMEIKIGDGEDEESFTKKPSVIEEIAFRDTWGKGADSFISMIYERLKLMCDLLAEDGSIYVHCDWKVSAYMRLLLDGIFGKENFKNNIVWYYPNKIPDKRKPLFTNTTDDIFYYAKNDGKQIFNIQYESIAPHKRAKEVKIAGVKQSLRDENGNVVYETFDKTMVNNVWNIASLAGSSGERLEYPTQKPEKLLARIISTATNEGDLVADFFCGSGTTLAVAEKLGRKWIGSDLGKFSIHTARKRLIDVQREMKKASKDFRAFEILNVGRYERENFLAINNDLRSEEKSKQAERKEKEFVKLIISAYKAEPVDSFKNFVGKKRDRLIAVGPINAPVSEKFVEEIMEECKDKKITKVDVLGFDWEMGFDRHEFKNSGVDIAFRIIPREVFDKQAVEKGQVKFYDVAFIEANPVIKGRGNNKELSIELTDFSVFYNQDDLDEVAEGLRPGGSKIVVENGQVVKISKDKTSELVSKEILTKKWSDWIDYWAVDLDFADRKEIIKVIEDGKEKEVWTGDYVFDNEWQSFRTKKKRNLDLVTSPKEVTKGIYKVAVKVVDIFGNDTTRVIEVKV